A single region of the Salarchaeum japonicum genome encodes:
- the dndC gene encoding DNA phosphorothioation system sulfurtransferase DndC yields the protein MSTDNLEVAKTGQEKGESVFDNRSLEDIYGEIQETYLADDRPWVIGYSGGKDSTTALQLIWYAIEDLPEEKRQKPIHVISSDTLVETPKIVNHIISTLENINEYAEKKNLPFTAHKVTPKVDDSFWVNLIGRGYPAPNQNFRWCTERLKIDPADRFIENQVSEHGEVVVILGARKAESATREQVMEMHSIDGTVLSRHNKFANAFVYTPIEDWIVDDVWTYLIQAVDNPWGKNNRDLAALYQEADDECPMVIDTKTPSCGNSRFGCWTCTVVSEDKAMENMIDEGDEWMEPLLEFRDFLKETQDPEKKPNYRMVKGRQHGYVKEKTNGSDGIIPRAHKFEFCKDLLRKLLETQKEVNEKIPEDEEMDLIREEELREIRRLWREERADWADSVPNIYNEVMDDDLDWVHDDLGSFGELEAEVLNEVCEEHDVPAELVKRLLDTEFQHYGMKRRASIYSELDKVMREDWRDMSEIVAELEGEDRIEAWEYDGVDV from the coding sequence ATGAGTACAGATAATTTAGAGGTTGCGAAGACTGGCCAGGAAAAAGGCGAGTCCGTTTTCGACAACCGTTCTCTCGAAGACATCTACGGGGAGATACAGGAAACCTATCTGGCGGATGACCGCCCCTGGGTTATCGGCTACAGTGGCGGCAAGGACTCCACCACTGCCCTCCAGCTAATTTGGTACGCAATCGAAGACCTTCCAGAAGAGAAGAGGCAGAAACCGATCCATGTTATCTCAAGTGATACTTTAGTGGAGACGCCGAAAATCGTCAACCACATCATCTCTACTCTGGAAAATATCAACGAGTACGCAGAAAAGAAAAATCTGCCCTTCACCGCCCACAAGGTCACCCCCAAGGTTGACGACTCCTTCTGGGTCAACCTCATCGGACGCGGCTACCCGGCACCCAACCAGAACTTCCGCTGGTGTACGGAACGCCTCAAAATCGACCCTGCAGACCGATTCATCGAGAACCAGGTCTCCGAACACGGCGAAGTAGTGGTGATTCTCGGAGCACGGAAAGCAGAATCCGCCACCCGAGAACAGGTAATGGAGATGCACAGCATCGACGGCACCGTCCTCTCACGGCACAACAAGTTCGCCAACGCCTTCGTCTACACACCTATCGAGGACTGGATCGTCGACGACGTCTGGACCTACCTCATCCAAGCCGTCGACAACCCCTGGGGTAAGAACAACCGAGATCTCGCCGCACTCTACCAGGAAGCGGACGACGAGTGCCCGATGGTGATCGACACGAAAACCCCATCCTGTGGTAACAGCCGATTCGGTTGCTGGACCTGCACCGTCGTCTCCGAAGACAAGGCGATGGAGAACATGATCGACGAGGGCGACGAATGGATGGAACCCCTCCTCGAGTTCCGTGACTTCCTCAAAGAAACGCAGGACCCCGAGAAGAAGCCGAACTACCGGATGGTCAAAGGCCGTCAACACGGCTACGTCAAAGAGAAGACCAACGGCAGTGACGGCATCATCCCCCGCGCCCACAAGTTCGAGTTCTGCAAAGACCTGCTCCGGAAACTCCTGGAGACCCAGAAAGAGGTCAACGAGAAAATCCCTGAAGACGAGGAAATGGATCTGATCAGGGAGGAAGAACTCAGAGAGATCCGGCGTCTCTGGCGCGAAGAACGAGCTGACTGGGCGGACTCCGTACCAAACATCTACAACGAGGTCATGGACGACGACCTAGACTGGGTCCACGACGACCTCGGCTCCTTCGGCGAGCTGGAAGCAGAAGTCCTCAACGAGGTCTGTGAAGAACACGACGTCCCTGCCGAACTCGTCAAACGCCTCCTCGACACCGAGTTCCAGCACTACGGCATGAAACGCCGCGCATCCATCTACAGCGAGCTGGACAAAGTCATGCGAGAAGACTGGCGAGACATGTCGGAAATCGTCGCAGAACTCGAAGGTGAAGACCGTATAGAAGCGTGGGAATACGACGGAGTAGACGTCTAA
- a CDS encoding CxC ATPase DNA modification system associated small protein has translation MASPEVERIAEEVMEEYDQSDDVKKRFLNFYENTVENNLGGNDLHGLINTIELEDEEELDGS, from the coding sequence ATGGCAAGCCCTGAAGTCGAACGAATCGCAGAGGAAGTAATGGAAGAATATGATCAGTCTGACGACGTCAAGAAACGGTTTCTCAACTTCTACGAGAATACCGTGGAGAACAATCTCGGTGGAAACGACCTACACGGACTGATCAACACAATCGAACTCGAAGACGAGGAGGAGCTTGATGGATCTTAG
- a CDS encoding cysteine desulfurase family protein: MTSDVDTPIYLDHHATTPVDEKVVEEMTPYFTESYGNPASEDHIFGAKAKQAVNQARERVSEAINCREEEIIFTSGATESDNLAIRGAADYADDNDKGSHIITAVTEHEAVLEVCEDLETDGFDVTYLPVDENGKVDPADIQDAIRDETILISIMAANNEIGTIAPIKEIGEVAKENEVFFHTDAVQALGYLPIDVEEMGIDLMSISAHKIYGPKGVGALYVRRRNPKVKLNPLLHGGGHERGWRSGTLNVPAIVGFGKAVQMADQKLEERSQHVDELTSYMWDRLNDELDDVVLNGHPEDRIPNNLNISFTGVENKALVKNLQPDIAVSAGSACTTGTVEASHVLQAITDDEEVWHHAIRFGLGKDNTREEIEYATDEVIKIVNRLRNLTF, translated from the coding sequence ATGACTTCTGACGTGGACACACCCATCTACCTCGACCACCACGCCACCACACCCGTCGACGAAAAGGTCGTTGAGGAGATGACCCCCTACTTCACAGAAAGCTACGGCAACCCAGCCAGCGAAGACCACATATTCGGGGCAAAAGCGAAGCAGGCCGTAAACCAGGCCCGAGAACGAGTCTCGGAGGCAATAAACTGCCGCGAAGAAGAAATCATCTTCACCAGCGGAGCAACCGAGTCCGACAACCTGGCTATTAGAGGAGCAGCAGACTACGCAGATGACAACGACAAAGGCAGCCACATCATAACCGCCGTCACCGAACACGAAGCAGTACTCGAAGTCTGCGAAGACCTGGAAACAGACGGCTTCGACGTCACCTACCTACCCGTCGACGAAAACGGGAAAGTAGACCCGGCAGACATTCAGGACGCAATCCGGGACGAAACCATCCTGATCTCCATCATGGCTGCCAACAACGAGATTGGCACCATAGCTCCGATAAAGGAGATCGGGGAAGTCGCCAAAGAGAACGAGGTATTCTTCCACACCGACGCAGTCCAGGCACTCGGTTACCTCCCTATCGACGTCGAAGAGATGGGTATCGACCTGATGTCCATCTCCGCACACAAGATCTACGGGCCGAAGGGCGTCGGCGCACTCTACGTCAGAAGACGGAACCCGAAAGTCAAACTCAACCCGTTACTTCACGGAGGAGGCCACGAACGAGGCTGGCGCTCCGGGACGCTCAACGTCCCTGCAATCGTCGGATTCGGAAAAGCCGTGCAAATGGCGGATCAAAAACTGGAGGAACGGAGTCAGCACGTCGATGAACTCACCTCCTACATGTGGGACCGGCTGAACGACGAACTGGACGACGTCGTCCTCAACGGCCACCCGGAAGACCGGATCCCTAACAACCTCAACATCAGCTTCACCGGAGTAGAGAACAAAGCCCTGGTCAAAAACCTGCAGCCGGACATCGCCGTCTCCGCAGGATCAGCCTGTACCACCGGCACAGTCGAAGCCTCACACGTACTCCAGGCAATCACCGACGACGAAGAGGTCTGGCACCACGCAATCCGGTTCGGACTCGGGAAAGACAACACCCGAGAAGAAATCGAGTACGCGACTGACGAAGTAATCAAGATCGTCAACCGGCTCCGCAACCTCACCTTCTAA
- the dndD gene encoding DNA sulfur modification protein DndD: MRINKLIITDFGPYRGRNEIELSSTEDSPIVLFGGKNGAGKTTLFEAIGFCLHGKSSLGRRTARKDYEQAIRSKLHEYPDGKADTAAVRLEFEYSHMGEVDHYSVERSWRDRGKSIVEDLKVRRNGEIPSELNEDQWQDFLKELVPPGVSQLFFFDGEKIQELASAVESDADFEDSMYSLLGLDLIERLDTDLSIYISQKLEESGVEGINDEIQELQDQRDEIEQEFEDLKQERAEKEQRLAELEDEIDSKESKIAQEGGSYADKREELKERRAELNASIEQLEDQIRDLAEGAYPFTLAPDLCESVVDRLKTETERQNRATARNELTDELDDVLGDEDVWEEMDMPEDQVGQLSDRIQDKLKSRLEIEDEEPELAHQFSEAQRQEIYSLTDRALNDVPDQLADLTESLEDKTRELQEVESGLNKAPDQEVISPLIDDLNELTEEKGAIKSRLEELEEEISTAQTRLERKENEVENKLEQKSRVEDVSERADLASDVRNTVKDFREELAKKKLRKLESKLSERYITLSNKGEFYDKIEIDEENLDITIKTIHGNSKPHTELSAGERQIFATSLLWALAEISDRPLPFIVDTPLGRLDNDHRDNLITHFFPEAAHQVIIFSTDTEIDDHQYQKLEGYISQAYRLEYDEEEGKTVPSEGYFWTEDDEDQRLLGEITS, from the coding sequence ATGAGAATCAACAAGCTAATCATCACAGACTTCGGCCCCTACCGAGGACGCAACGAAATCGAGCTTAGCTCAACTGAAGACTCTCCCATCGTACTGTTCGGCGGGAAAAACGGGGCAGGGAAAACCACGCTATTCGAAGCAATCGGATTCTGCCTCCACGGCAAATCCTCCCTCGGCCGGCGCACCGCCAGGAAAGACTACGAACAAGCAATCCGCAGCAAGCTCCACGAATACCCAGACGGCAAAGCGGATACAGCAGCCGTCCGACTCGAGTTCGAGTACTCCCACATGGGCGAAGTGGACCACTACTCCGTGGAGCGTTCCTGGCGCGACCGTGGCAAAAGCATCGTCGAGGACCTGAAAGTCCGGAGGAACGGAGAGATCCCATCCGAACTCAACGAGGACCAGTGGCAGGACTTCCTGAAAGAACTGGTTCCACCAGGAGTCTCCCAACTGTTCTTCTTCGACGGGGAGAAAATTCAGGAACTTGCGTCAGCAGTCGAATCTGACGCCGACTTTGAGGACTCGATGTACTCACTCCTCGGCCTCGACCTGATTGAACGCCTGGACACCGACTTATCCATCTACATCTCCCAGAAGCTCGAAGAAAGCGGTGTAGAAGGCATCAACGACGAAATCCAGGAGCTTCAGGACCAGCGAGACGAAATCGAGCAGGAGTTTGAGGACCTGAAACAGGAGAGAGCAGAGAAGGAGCAAAGACTGGCAGAGCTGGAGGACGAGATCGACAGCAAGGAATCGAAGATCGCCCAAGAGGGTGGATCCTACGCCGACAAACGAGAGGAACTCAAGGAGCGCCGAGCTGAACTGAACGCCAGTATCGAGCAACTCGAAGACCAGATCCGGGATCTTGCGGAAGGCGCGTACCCGTTCACCCTGGCACCGGATCTCTGTGAGTCCGTAGTTGACCGGTTGAAGACTGAGACCGAACGGCAGAACCGGGCGACCGCCAGGAACGAGCTCACCGACGAACTCGACGACGTACTCGGTGACGAGGATGTCTGGGAAGAGATGGATATGCCGGAAGACCAAGTCGGCCAGCTCTCTGACCGCATCCAGGATAAACTCAAAAGCCGGCTGGAAATCGAAGACGAGGAGCCGGAACTCGCCCACCAGTTCTCGGAGGCACAGCGACAGGAGATCTACTCGCTTACCGACAGAGCCCTGAACGATGTCCCAGACCAGCTTGCGGACCTAACCGAGAGTCTGGAAGACAAAACCAGGGAACTCCAAGAGGTCGAATCCGGCCTCAACAAGGCACCTGACCAGGAAGTCATCTCACCGCTGATCGACGACCTCAACGAGCTTACCGAGGAGAAGGGAGCCATCAAATCGCGGCTGGAAGAACTGGAGGAAGAAATCAGTACAGCACAGACCCGGTTAGAGCGGAAAGAGAACGAGGTCGAAAACAAGCTTGAGCAGAAGTCCCGTGTCGAAGATGTCTCCGAACGAGCAGACCTCGCCTCCGACGTCCGGAACACGGTAAAGGACTTCCGCGAAGAACTCGCCAAGAAGAAGCTGCGGAAACTGGAGTCGAAACTCAGCGAACGCTACATCACCCTCTCCAACAAAGGCGAGTTCTACGACAAAATCGAGATCGACGAAGAAAACCTCGACATCACGATCAAGACCATCCACGGCAACAGCAAGCCGCACACAGAACTCTCAGCCGGAGAACGGCAGATCTTCGCCACATCCCTCCTCTGGGCACTGGCAGAGATCTCCGACCGGCCACTACCCTTCATCGTCGACACACCGCTCGGCCGCCTCGACAACGATCACAGAGACAACCTGATCACCCACTTCTTCCCAGAAGCAGCACACCAGGTGATCATCTTCTCCACCGACACGGAGATCGACGACCACCAGTACCAGAAACTGGAAGGCTACATCTCCCAGGCATACCGCTTGGAGTACGACGAAGAGGAAGGGAAAACCGTTCCCTCGGAAGGCTACTTCTGGACCGAAGACGACGAAGATCAGCGATTACTCGGGGAGATCACATCATGA
- a CDS encoding DEAD/DEAH box helicase family protein produces the protein MSDPPKGLRDLDLPLLIETSDVDFAEDFYNPALSVAEEYKRGVGYFTSSWFQFAARGLKGLAENGGTAKWIISPILEEGDWEALQKGEEAKRDQELYDRLNHMVSDIEEGLEKETQNTIAWMIADGLLDIRIAITGENLSGDFHDKWGIVRDPNDDKIAFHGSQNDSRKGFSNYESYSVFASWMSDREAQRIDQHEKRFDEIWDNAKQGVHSISLPDSISLDIAELRSDDRPYDNPSESKKMTSAYRWRHQEVAVNKFLESGHGILDMATGTGKTRTSLKILNRLLRQGGVENVVVATRGNDLLDQWYGTLSENFSADEMWIYQEYGGNHDLGQFLTKNRDKLEALIISYDNLHEAIDGDINNKLQQSLLIADEVHNMGSDTRQANLTGELDVFKHRLGLSATPFDPYDPDRNDFLRDEVGPVVYEFSAEDAIRRGILCETDYTPLFYELSEEDKEEQKAAFGKFKGLKQKNPNIPKSQLYIMLAKVRKTSEEKLPVFREYLEKNPDVLEDALVFVETKEYGHKVQKIIHDHTKSYRTYYGEDPEETLEAFSNGEIGTLVSSKAISEGIDIKSVKNIILFTSNRSKGTTIQRIGRALRTNPENPGKTANIVDFVVRSDIEEEPEDDEVDIPPDKIRYDWLTNLSKVTKTEDN, from the coding sequence ATGTCAGACCCTCCCAAAGGGTTGAGGGACCTCGATCTCCCGTTACTGATAGAAACATCCGATGTTGACTTCGCGGAGGATTTCTACAACCCCGCTCTGAGCGTAGCAGAAGAATACAAACGAGGTGTCGGCTACTTCACCAGCTCCTGGTTCCAGTTCGCAGCAAGAGGGCTGAAAGGACTTGCAGAAAACGGCGGAACAGCCAAATGGATCATCAGCCCCATCCTGGAGGAAGGTGACTGGGAAGCACTACAAAAAGGAGAAGAAGCAAAGCGAGACCAGGAGCTGTACGACCGGCTGAACCACATGGTCTCCGACATCGAGGAAGGACTCGAAAAAGAAACCCAGAACACCATCGCCTGGATGATCGCCGACGGACTCCTCGACATCCGGATCGCAATTACCGGGGAAAACCTGTCCGGCGACTTCCACGACAAATGGGGGATCGTCAGAGACCCCAACGACGACAAAATCGCCTTCCACGGGTCACAGAACGACAGTAGGAAAGGATTCTCCAACTACGAATCCTACTCCGTATTCGCCTCCTGGATGTCCGACAGAGAAGCTCAGAGAATCGACCAACACGAAAAACGATTCGACGAGATCTGGGACAACGCGAAGCAGGGCGTACACAGCATCTCACTTCCCGACAGCATTTCCCTCGACATAGCGGAACTACGGAGCGACGACCGGCCGTACGACAACCCTTCGGAGTCCAAGAAGATGACCAGTGCCTACCGATGGAGGCACCAAGAGGTAGCTGTAAACAAGTTCCTGGAAAGCGGTCACGGGATCCTCGATATGGCGACCGGTACAGGGAAAACACGGACCTCCCTCAAAATCCTGAACCGTCTTCTTAGACAGGGGGGCGTAGAGAACGTCGTCGTCGCCACCAGAGGAAACGATCTCTTGGATCAATGGTACGGCACCCTCTCCGAAAACTTCAGCGCCGATGAGATGTGGATCTACCAGGAATACGGAGGAAACCACGACCTCGGGCAGTTCCTGACAAAGAACAGGGACAAGCTCGAGGCACTGATAATCTCCTACGACAATCTCCACGAGGCCATCGACGGTGACATCAACAACAAGCTTCAGCAAAGCCTGCTCATCGCAGACGAAGTCCACAATATGGGCAGCGACACCAGGCAAGCCAACCTCACCGGGGAGCTTGACGTTTTCAAACACCGTCTCGGACTCAGCGCCACACCCTTCGATCCCTACGACCCGGATCGAAACGACTTCCTCAGAGACGAAGTTGGTCCTGTAGTCTACGAGTTCTCCGCTGAAGACGCAATCAGGAGGGGAATCCTCTGCGAGACCGACTACACACCCCTGTTCTACGAACTCTCAGAAGAAGACAAAGAGGAGCAGAAAGCAGCGTTCGGGAAGTTCAAAGGCCTCAAACAGAAGAACCCGAACATCCCGAAAAGCCAGCTGTACATCATGCTGGCTAAGGTCCGGAAAACCTCGGAGGAGAAACTCCCCGTCTTCAGGGAATACTTAGAGAAGAACCCTGATGTCCTGGAAGACGCCCTCGTATTCGTCGAAACCAAGGAATACGGACACAAGGTCCAGAAAATCATCCACGACCACACCAAGAGCTACAGGACCTACTACGGAGAAGACCCTGAGGAAACACTCGAAGCCTTCTCGAACGGAGAAATTGGCACCCTCGTCAGCAGTAAAGCGATCTCCGAAGGCATCGACATCAAATCAGTCAAAAACATTATCCTGTTCACATCCAACCGCTCCAAAGGCACCACCATCCAGCGCATCGGCAGAGCTCTCAGAACCAATCCCGAGAACCCTGGGAAAACAGCTAACATAGTCGACTTTGTGGTTAGAAGTGACATCGAAGAAGAACCGGAAGACGACGAAGTGGATATCCCCCCAGACAAAATCCGGTATGACTGGCTCACAAACCTTAGCAAGGTCACAAAGACGGAGGACAACTAA
- a CDS encoding ATP-binding protein: MDLRIKGIRYKNIREFNDLEIDLTREDGDTHHISLVQMPNGTGKTTTMDLIRTVLVGKELNEDDGLTVESLEPEEFDAIEGSFEVDFESNGDQFTFRLDLDYETYEYEYRTIRPSEVGGGDMLGHSLPTQLRTVINESFANLFVFNGELTQDFIQTGKDEAENALKTVNYLNRLEDQRNKIEQEVEERQDEDSVNSEKGYRNVKGRLDTAKEKLDELERRESTLKTEIKEHDKAIQSLSTERSEILAENQEQLEKDKRLDREIQELRNDIEDSTDEVLSLMRNPSQLHEDFNDDMEKLVKKMNVIGLPKPTSQEFFTELSERPKCICGREIDEEHAEKILENADHYLSEEDIGVLNLLKEDLRGIPDFEDYEDKFEDLEDKRGDLEQKKQEKGRVDLDDPDMNERLQEITEEKQEEKRNKKQKEEELRKLTSTDKNEREELGLNWKNNIHLCRQKVEERKERVREASNTVNFGKRADILEDIFDDFIDEYLSTLKQNQIDETNQRLQKILGLSQVQIEDIDNSIKIKGKEDVSEGQSLSIAYAYLSTLFEDSAIDVPFIIDSPAVSIDYEKRAEVAPIISDLFDQLVIFVISSERERFVDELDSGDIKYCTVHKTETPGAVEKSLDKEYFMDFQSEEEELEEVA, from the coding sequence ATGGATCTTAGAATCAAAGGAATCCGGTACAAGAACATCCGGGAGTTCAACGATCTGGAGATTGACCTAACCCGAGAAGACGGAGATACCCATCACATCTCCCTTGTCCAGATGCCGAACGGCACCGGGAAAACCACCACCATGGATCTGATCCGGACGGTGCTTGTCGGCAAGGAACTCAACGAGGACGATGGACTCACTGTTGAATCACTTGAACCCGAAGAGTTCGACGCAATCGAAGGCTCGTTCGAGGTAGACTTTGAATCGAACGGAGATCAGTTCACCTTCCGCTTAGATCTCGACTATGAAACCTACGAATACGAATACCGGACCATCCGTCCAAGCGAAGTAGGCGGAGGAGACATGCTGGGCCACTCCCTGCCAACTCAGCTCCGGACAGTCATCAACGAATCCTTCGCCAACTTGTTCGTCTTCAACGGCGAGCTCACGCAGGACTTTATCCAGACCGGGAAGGATGAAGCAGAGAACGCCCTGAAGACGGTCAATTACCTCAACCGTCTCGAAGACCAGCGGAACAAGATCGAGCAAGAGGTTGAGGAACGTCAGGACGAGGACAGCGTCAACAGCGAGAAAGGGTACCGGAACGTGAAGGGCCGGCTGGACACTGCGAAAGAGAAACTGGATGAGCTGGAACGACGCGAATCAACCCTCAAGACAGAGATCAAAGAGCACGACAAAGCAATCCAGTCACTCAGCACAGAACGCAGTGAAATCCTGGCAGAGAACCAAGAGCAACTGGAGAAGGACAAACGCCTCGACCGTGAGATCCAGGAACTCCGGAACGACATAGAAGACTCTACCGACGAAGTCCTATCCCTGATGCGGAACCCCAGTCAGCTCCACGAAGACTTCAACGACGACATGGAGAAACTGGTGAAGAAAATGAACGTGATAGGACTACCTAAGCCGACCTCCCAGGAGTTCTTCACCGAGCTATCTGAGCGACCGAAATGCATCTGCGGAAGAGAGATCGACGAAGAGCACGCAGAGAAAATCCTGGAGAACGCGGACCACTACCTCTCTGAGGAAGACATCGGTGTACTCAACCTTCTCAAGGAGGATCTGCGTGGAATCCCTGACTTTGAGGACTACGAAGACAAGTTCGAAGACCTGGAAGACAAACGCGGGGACTTGGAGCAGAAAAAGCAGGAGAAAGGCCGGGTAGACCTCGACGACCCGGACATGAACGAACGCCTCCAAGAGATCACCGAGGAGAAACAGGAGGAGAAACGGAACAAGAAACAGAAGGAAGAGGAACTCCGGAAGCTGACCAGTACCGACAAGAACGAGCGAGAGGAACTCGGGCTGAACTGGAAGAACAACATCCACCTCTGCCGGCAAAAAGTCGAGGAGCGGAAGGAACGGGTCCGAGAAGCCAGCAACACCGTCAACTTCGGGAAACGAGCAGATATCCTCGAAGACATCTTCGACGACTTCATCGACGAATACCTCTCCACCCTGAAGCAAAACCAGATCGACGAAACCAATCAGCGCCTGCAGAAAATCCTCGGTCTCTCACAGGTCCAGATCGAGGACATCGACAACTCGATCAAAATCAAGGGGAAAGAGGACGTCTCCGAAGGCCAGAGCCTGTCAATCGCATACGCATACCTCTCCACCCTATTCGAGGACTCCGCTATCGACGTCCCATTCATCATCGACAGCCCCGCAGTCAGTATTGACTACGAGAAACGAGCAGAAGTCGCACCCATCATCTCCGACCTGTTCGACCAACTGGTGATCTTCGTGATCTCCTCGGAACGGGAACGCTTCGTCGACGAACTGGACTCTGGCGACATCAAATACTGTACCGTTCACAAAACCGAGACACCGGGAGCAGTCGAGAAAAGCCTGGACAAAGAGTACTTCATGGACTTCCAATCCGAAGAGGAAGAACTGGAGGAGGTGGCCTAA
- the dndE gene encoding DNA sulfur modification protein DndE, whose product MSQKFNRITIDSDATNQLKMLKANTGMTPNYLGRIGFCYSLNEPRPPNPQQYDTDGQTFNRYTLLGEHDTLYMALLKERLIQEGKDPEEDLYEEFVAHLNRGVERVAGNVSDLSDFYDLVPGEIKGLEAKQEG is encoded by the coding sequence ATGAGCCAGAAATTCAACCGGATCACCATCGACAGCGACGCCACCAACCAGCTGAAAATGCTGAAAGCCAACACCGGGATGACACCCAACTACCTCGGCAGAATTGGCTTCTGCTACTCCCTCAACGAGCCACGGCCACCAAACCCGCAGCAGTACGACACTGACGGGCAAACCTTCAACCGGTACACCCTGCTCGGAGAACACGACACCCTCTACATGGCCCTCCTGAAAGAACGACTCATCCAGGAAGGGAAAGACCCCGAAGAGGACCTGTACGAAGAGTTCGTCGCACACCTCAACCGAGGCGTCGAACGAGTAGCAGGTAACGTAAGCGACCTAAGCGACTTCTACGACCTCGTTCCCGGAGAGATAAAAGGACTGGAAGCCAAACAGGAAGGATAG
- a CDS encoding COG1470 family protein, protein MIAIRKGLIPVLAVILFSSISLAQVPEFNVVPDGVDRDLSAYNDHEIEFSFTNLDSSREIHNVTLENTSYLSWNENRFNLNASQTRTVNASFYTENITSINDSLSSSYKYSGSDNDFSGPNISIDVSTFYRNTSVDLSTFGSNFELQFGESDTSVFRVRNTGNETAFNVSLEAEDITFDRSSGFDVPAGEDTLVQYEVSIPKPEENATAATNQTYQRTVSVSGENFNETEFSASVFVPFKQYDTDEAEREAVETLVQFCSDNPESNICSGEQIVRYKNNTETVYRTPEANVSLTEEELTSLKVLANTRSEDYRDILQRVRLQQNTFRSELNKTRSNFSENLNQVEAESEENTEMIRSLNQTIVENNERELQEARNRTFWMQLGVLILVLAVIVKLGWFVYENLDDWTDDSRWT, encoded by the coding sequence GTGATCGCTATTCGTAAAGGACTGATACCGGTTTTAGCAGTAATTCTGTTTTCGTCTATCTCACTGGCACAGGTTCCAGAGTTCAACGTCGTTCCAGATGGAGTCGACCGTGATCTCTCGGCTTACAACGATCATGAGATCGAGTTCTCCTTCACGAATCTGGACTCGTCGCGAGAGATCCACAACGTGACCCTGGAGAATACGTCGTACCTGTCCTGGAACGAGAACCGGTTCAATTTGAATGCGTCTCAGACACGGACGGTGAACGCTTCGTTCTACACGGAGAACATTACCTCGATCAACGACTCGCTGAGTTCGAGTTACAAGTACAGCGGTTCTGACAACGATTTCTCCGGGCCGAACATTTCGATAGACGTCTCCACGTTCTACCGGAATACCTCGGTAGATCTCTCTACGTTTGGAAGTAATTTCGAGTTACAGTTCGGGGAGAGTGATACCTCGGTGTTCAGGGTCCGGAATACAGGGAATGAGACGGCTTTCAACGTGTCTTTGGAAGCGGAGGATATCACGTTTGACCGGAGTTCCGGGTTCGATGTTCCTGCAGGTGAGGATACTCTTGTTCAGTATGAAGTGAGTATTCCGAAGCCGGAGGAGAATGCGACAGCTGCCACGAACCAGACTTACCAGCGGACGGTCAGTGTTTCCGGTGAGAATTTCAACGAGACTGAGTTCTCTGCCAGTGTTTTTGTCCCGTTCAAGCAGTATGATACTGATGAGGCGGAGCGTGAGGCTGTAGAGACGTTGGTTCAGTTCTGTAGTGATAACCCTGAGTCGAATATCTGCAGTGGGGAGCAGATCGTGAGGTACAAGAATAATACGGAGACTGTCTACCGGACTCCTGAGGCGAATGTCAGTTTGACTGAGGAGGAGCTTACGTCGCTCAAGGTTTTGGCGAATACTCGTTCGGAGGATTACCGGGATATACTGCAGCGGGTTCGTCTTCAGCAGAATACGTTCCGCAGTGAGTTGAACAAGACTCGCAGCAATTTCTCTGAGAATTTGAATCAGGTTGAGGCTGAGTCTGAGGAGAATACCGAGATGATCCGGAGCTTGAACCAGACGATTGTAGAGAATAATGAAAGAGAGCTTCAGGAGGCTCGTAACAGGACGTTTTGGATGCAGCTTGGAGTCCTGATCTTGGTTTTAGCGGTTATCGTGAAGCTGGGCTGGTTTGTCTACGAAAATCTTGATGACTGGACTGATGATTCGAGGTGGACTTGA